From Drosophila nasuta strain 15112-1781.00 chromosome X, ASM2355853v1, whole genome shotgun sequence, one genomic window encodes:
- the LOC132796111 gene encoding dmX-like protein 2, whose product MRNSKSVSVDDSGEEFSKYSQHTAATAAGLQLNSMSNTTSQNSLNNDQQQQQQHPITQLVDSLDNKIECLLRDWHQSPDLLFAIHPVDGSYLIWVIEWLDDYYPGSYRQAQVSFSTRIPSAFPLGDAMSMSTTVSLFNTGTHPLAFRDIANNVRSKDEFHKGGGGGSSDQNSLRSDQQHFDKHDEHDEDGEQPDVDQPDEDNDDNGGDANERSAAASSSQDSGAAGGGATAASALPLNVSPSVSMVTKHSNGTLNLWQLTFAFKTKFTQVLSIGHVSRASGHRFRVNDITCHPVLPLLVSTSHHNLPDSEAKSPMSPFEQPLAGSSAMGGAGIAGGAGSPTGSANGGDNKDVFTPTGFCSELILWRVDSVGPLCHSGGVSELARINSPEISAFSNVAWIPTLLPSTTLGSYSNSPSACFVASDGENLRVYQAVIDARTLLAEISCSENLNTLHKSHSLSSMISNASSTLKAQRSALHDKLKVVSQQSTARPGCILQLDAISDAKHDWQNTQFLHVFQAQLITGGQRAVSIDAHDLEEPKMNALLESDMDAIVDLQRNVDFEEPFYIVNIEKTLRGSTIHMWRIVISSKQQSSFLSETAMYVPDSNLTQETEEQEQQPRRMSQGAETLTGAEHFGPQVEAPHISITTKKVCTQELPLPEGVDVIHASPAAGHLSSSSIYPACFAPYIIVTACSDSISRFWKCEPIGTDAYHWSEWKMFSRIQQSAIEIPGQPLNISAAYSGRIACAYKYGKSFTRPNRGDPDSRYVNLCVAIYECESSGGSEWVLEDTIHLKNVHLPRINIGHGIDLSYLHDSRLLAKKQRLNQVLHNFAHDPESRSPRSGETTPELTTGGVGGGKQSANVSGLLTVPSFSTLQSLRKSIAENGNTCPLTQKHLVQLDWVSKEDGSHILTVAVGSKILLYTPVSSDIAQANIKAMKESRSVNRPILRKASSLAQPNFVDEIRWMKLRQIDLQTADGLPPLPMQISWVRDGILVVAMDSEMHVYSQWKPHYGAHFMSVQGSNTMGDDVPDTRNLRDEDLRSLANESTQLRLKNVASMPLISKVSTANLQLLSHDKKRRLAANSSMANMNGGGAQHTDGFGGGGNEAPANDDYMTDFGLFQASRIACPVLPQYHPKQLMELLNCGKIRWVKAILAHLVRCMSGTGNSAISGLPHEDDGSTGGGAGGGGGGGAAGARQRSWSRSRTLSISYTADTSNIQAEHRGSTTQIPEELMLDYAEINSIPPLPLWVLLNADREQLGGKAPHAAESDKDYDELFDMHNSDDNLDDLLSDGEQKRQERRLSLPEKQSISHFGPRQGQLLSRLLTHTHLPGLSSLDQMHLLALADTVATCNTDFSDKFAADLGKSQAAAGGAVGVAGKAQATDSLDDCGLRFLLAMKHFTYLLRCLPLAQRAQFQRQGVGTANIVWAYHSESEEELLNLIPSYTKGDLRWGTLRDLGVGYWLKNINTLRRCVEKLAKCAYQLKQDPLDAAIYYLAMKKKSLVWGLFRSKRDEKMTTFFGNNFAEDRWRKAALKNAFVLLGKQRFEHAVAFFLLANSLNDAIEVCMNKLEDFQLALIIARLYEGDAEGCYYHRLLNDHILGTDIDTGRCDLTRAHPDPFLRSMTYWNLKKYQDSLNTLLLNGVGNLHSSYREEDLLRPEMPHATNPNVFNFYIYLRTHPLLIRQNIAISAQEKRIAHVVLSGFSYAGESRNATANAASDKQLQLEDSITPIERQLYFTTAHGHFKSGCPALALEVLNKLPMKISDNDGAASSMAGSQAPDSEHQVGAKDELINSGIMDQWQTSSPSQAEQFDWSAPVASSSANEAKFEIKWDDEDEDEDEDADDGQLDRNNDAATPQPEAAAAVDHLGKSSSNGDCKMDIMAQQLKFVACLKILMEELSTLATGFEVDGGQLRYQLYMWLEREVEALKQLCNYCSSEQTNDANDPDAGDAKDKDMNASIYPSTERPTLHEILMQDKQDFEAKVMRAAKRKRWLKANETLLRTLLSYCSLHGASGGGLASVRMELVLLLQELQQEKTQQQLLSPLPFPTTLPLLSACVAGNKTVIADPIKYLQSQTVDMLQSIIKLLPFPGIETSALSEIFVLRDLAVALSSCIYQSLCDSESFVVNNASFNGYPSPGIENIAKINSSFECSYLVGSRNAFNRRRKYSTDEPAGICTTPSKWPGVTNLRALLAREKDEDVPKLNVLLLESFVSTYMALFIYSLSTCDSRLLYRLSGQQFSNDTWSTLFGGGMKKLLIKPAAQPQQTQVQSQALVAGGEPEDENSVWNTVTSITKQRMKLNMKILGSFSQNSTSSNMKEDKPTYREQFMPPETSMLSYFLAKPTNTDCDEYDTDDSHESDGEEEEDDDDDVNVSRSQLKSKDNTEHANPMSYSWSILRLALIKNSTHKIQEFVKVAGIELQDLPVISPLSHEVLRTLNRWQEFALNDLISRGPPSRHYIPGCYAESGINGLAIHKYRSLLNKDNTPFISGSAAGPIRRLWNYLVRQEPTQEVFIKSIFGKSSDASTRSSHHNQHHQHDNETDEGQSHSTNENTDHIRIIHKDHESILTFCLKNNSSSMIAFANPREIQEFDISLLLESPNWYEDECDYDMMNLSKDADTNSSAFLIIQSQEQAQFGAGSTYSEATVSTQSASQSGRGTSMVLRHKVDNVKRMSAHPLMPLYLTGGQDGSVQIWEWGHQQPVCCPRTSGTFAKVTRCRFSEQGNKFGVGDGDGNLSLWQAGIASQNNRPFITYQCHNKALSDFVFLGSCSLLASAGQSSENKNINIWDTLLPHKKSCVSAFTCHDQGSSCLVFAPQHQVLISCGKRGDVCVFDVRQRTLRHRYQAHDSTIKCIALDPHEEFFVTGSIEGDIKIWDMNQFMLINTFPHEHAKNGFFKHTGQGVSQVYVDPFGRLFSCGSDGCMKVRLLVEKDNIVHSVY is encoded by the exons atgCGCAATTCAAAATCGGTTTCGGTCGATGACAGCGGCGAAGAGTTTAGCAAGTATTCACAGCATACGGCGGCCACAGCGGCCGGACTCCAGCTGAATTCCATGTCGAATACAACATCACAGAATTCGCTGAACAAcgatcagcagcaacagcaacagcatccgATCACCCAACTGGTCGATTCGCTGGATAATAAGATCGAGTGTCTGCTACGCGATTGGCATCAGAGTCCCGATCTCCTGTTTGCCATCCATCCCGTTGATGGCAGCTATTTGATCTGGGTGATTGAGTGGCTCGATGATTACTATCCGGGTTCGTATCGTCAGGCGCAGGTGTCGTTCTCGACACGCATACCTTCGGCATTTCCGCTGGGCGATGCCATGTCGATGTCGACAACGGTTAGTCTCTTCAATACGGGCACACATCCGTTGGCCTTCCGCGACATTGCGAACAATGTGCGGAGCAAGGATGAGTTCCACaaaggcggcggcggcggcagcagcgatCAGAACTCGTTGCGCAGCGATCAACAGCATTTCGACAAACACGACGAACACGACGAGGATGGCGAACAGCCGGATGTCGATCAACCCGATGAGGATAACGACGATAACGGTGGGGATGCCAATGAACGCAGCGCTGCGGCGAGTAGCTCACAGGATTCGGGTGCTGCTGGCGGTGGCGCCACAGCGGCGTCAGCACTTCCGCTGAATGTGTCGCCATCAGTGTCGATGGTCACGAAGCATTCGAACGGCACGCTCAATCTGTGGCAGCTGACGTTCGCCTTCAAGACGAAGTTCACACAAGTATTAAGCATCGGCCATGTGAGCCGTGCGTCCGGACATCGTTTCCGTGTCAATGACATCACCTGTCATCCGGTATTGCCGCTGCTCGTCTCCACATCGCATCACAATCTGCCCGACTCCGAGGCCAAGTCACCGATGTCGCCCTTCGAACAACCCCTTGCCGGCAGCTCAGCCATGGGAGGTGCCGGAATTGCTGGAGGCGCCGGTTCCCCAACGGGTTCGGCCAATGGCGGGGACAACAAGGATGTGTTTACGCCCACGGGCTTTTGCTCGGAGCTCATATTGTGGCGTGTCGACTCCGTCGGACCGTTGTGTCATTCGGGTGGAGTCAGTGAGCTGGCGCGCATCAATTCGCCGGAGATATCGGCGTTCAGCAACGTCGCCTGGATACCCACGCTGTTGCCGAGCACCACCTTGGGCAGCTACAGCAACTCACCGTCGGCGTGCTTTGTGGCCAGCGACGGGGAGAATTTGCGCGTCTATCAGGCGGTGATCGATGCACGCACTTTGCTGGCGGAGATCAGTTGCTCGGAGAATTTGAATACGTTGCACAAATCGCATTCGTTGTCCTCGATGATCTCGAATGCCTCGTCCACGTTGAAAGCGCAACGTTCGGCGCTGCATGACAAGCTCAAGGTGGTCTCACAACAGTCGACCGCACGTCCCGGTTGTATACTGCAGCTGGATGCAATTTCGGATGCCAAACACGATTGGCAGAACACACAATTTCTGCATGTGTTCCAGGCGCAATTGATCACAGGCGGACAACGTGCCGTCTCGATTGATGCGCACGATTTGGAGGAACCGAAGATGAATGCACTGCTTGAATCGGATATGGATGCCATTGTCGATTTGCAACGGAATGTGGACTTTGAGGAACCGTTCTACATTGTGAACATCGAGAAGACTCTGCGCGGCAGCACCATCCACATGTGGCGCATTGTCATCAGCTCCAAGCAGCAAAGTTCGTTCCTCTCCGAGACCGCAATGTATGTGCCGGACAGCAATCTGACGCAGGAGACCGaggagcaagagcagcagccgCGTCGCATGTCTCAGGGCGCCGAAACTTTGACCGGAGCCGAGCATTTTGGTCCCCAAGTCGAGGCACCGCACATTTCGATCACCACCAAGAAGGTGTGCACCCAAGAGTTGCCGCTGCCCGAGGGCGTCGATGTGATACACGCCTCGCCCGCTGCGGGTCATTTGAGCAGCTCGAGCATTTATCCTGCCTGCTTTGCGCCTTACATCATTGTCACCGCGTGCTCCGATTCGATATCGCGCTTCTGGAAATGCGAACCCATTGGCACCGATGCCTATCACTGGTCCGAATGGAAGATGTTCAGTCGCATCCAACAGTCGGCGATCGAGATTCCCGGCCAGCCGTTGAACATCAGTGCCGCGTACTCCGGTCGCATTGCGTGTGCCTACAAGTATGGCAAGAGTTTTACGCGTCCGAATCGCGGTGATCCCGACTCGCGTTACGTCAACCTCTGTGTGGCCATCTACGAGTGCGAAAGTTCCGGAGGCAGTGAATGGGTACTGGAAGATACCATTCACCTGAAGAACGTCCATTTGCCGCGCATCAACATCGGACATGGCATCGACTTGAGCTATCTGCATGACAGTCGATTGCTCGCTAAGAAGCAACGGTTGAATCAGGTGCTGCACAATTTCGCCCACGATCCGGAGAGTCGTTCACCGCGCAGTGGCGAAACCACACCGGAGTTGACAACCGGCGGCGTTGGCGGTGGCAAACAGTCGGCGAATGTCTCGGGTTTGCTGACGGTGCCCAGCTTTAGTACGTTGCAATCGTTGCGCAAGAGCATCGCGGAGAATGGCAACACGTGTCCGCTAACGCAAAAGCATCTCGTCCAATTGGATTGGGTGTCCAAGGAGGATGGTTCGCACATCTTAACGGTTGCCGTCGGTAGCAAAATACTGCTCTATACGCCTGTTAGCTCGGACATTGCACAGGCCAACATAAAGGCAATGAAGGAATCACGTTCGGTGAATCGTCCCATCCTGAGGAAGGCGAGCAGCTTGGCTCAACCGAATTTCGTCGATGAGATACGTTGGATGAAGTTGCGACAGATTGATTTGCAGACCGCTGACGGTTTGCCGCCGCTGCCAATGCAAATCAGTTGGGTGCGCGATGGCATTCTCGTGGTGGCCATGGACTCGGAGATGCACGTCTATTCGCAGTGGAAGCCCCATTATGGCGCTCACTTTATGTCCGTTCAGGGATCGAACACAATGGGCGACGATGTGCCCGATACGCGGAATTTACGCGATGAGGATTTGCGTTCGTTGGCCAACGAGTCGACGCAGCTGCGACTGAAGAATGTCGCCTCGATGCCGCTGATTAGCAAGGTGAGCACCGCCAATCTTCAACTCTTGTCGCACGACAAGAAACGTCGCTTGGctgccaacagcagcatgGCCAACATGAATGGCGGTGGGGCTCAGCACACGGATGGCTTCGGTGGCGGTGGGAATGAGGCGCCCGCTAATGATGATTATATGACCGATTTTGGGCTGTTTCAAGCGTCGCGCATTGCGTGTCCCGTGCTGCCGCAATACCATCCCAAGCAGCTGATGGAGCTGCTCAATTGCGGCAAGATCCGTTGGGTCAAGGCGATCTTGGCGCATCTGGTGCGTTGCATGAGCGGCACCGGGAACAGTGCCATCAGCGGTTTGCCCCACGAGGATGATGGCAGCACCGGCGGTGGAgctggcggcggtggcggaggAGGTGCGGCTGGTGCCAGGCAACGCAGCTGGTCGCGATCCCGTACGCTGAGCATTAGCTATACGGCGGACACAAGCAATATACAGGCCGAGCATCGGGGCAGTACAACGCAAATACCCGAGGAACTGATGTTGGACTATGCGGAGATCAACTCGATTCCGCCGCTGCCGTTGTGGGTGCTCCTCAATGCGGATCGCGAGCAGTTGGGTGGCAAGGCACCGCATGCGGCCGAGAGTGATAAGGACTATGATGAGCTCTTCGATATGCACAACTCGGATGACAATCTGGATGACCTGCTTAGCGATGGCGAACAGAAGCGTCAGGAGCGACGTCTCTCGCTGCCGGAGAAACAATCGATATCGCATTTCGGTCCACGTCAGGGACAGCTGTTGTCGCGTCTCCTGACGCACACCCATCTGCCGGGTCTGTCGTCGCTGGATCAGATGCATCTGTTGGCCCTCGCCGATACGGTGGCCACCTGCAATACGGACTTCAGTGATAAGTTTGCCGCCGACCTTGGCAAGAGTCAGGCAGCAGCCGGCGGTGCCGTCGGTGTGGCGGGCAAGGCGCAAGCGACCGATTCGCTGGATGATTGTGGACTGCGCTTTTTGCTGGCGATGAAGCACTTTACGTACTTGTTGCGTTGCCTGCCGCTGGCGCAGCGGGCGCAATTCCAGCGCCAGGGCGTCGGCACTGCAAACATTGTGTGGGCCTATCACTCGGAGAGCGAGGAGGAGCTCCTGAATCTGATACCCAGCTACACCAAGGGCGATTTGCGTTGGGGCACGTTGCGTGATCTGGGCGTTGGCTATTGGCTGAAGAACATCAATACGCTGCGACGTTGCGTCGAGAAGCTGGCCAAGTGCGCCTATCAGCTGAAACAGGATCCCCTCGATGCGGCCATCTACTATCTGGCCATGAAGAAGAAATCCCTGGTCTGGGGTCTGTTCCGTTCGAAGCGGGACGAGAAGATGACCACGTTCTTTGGCAACAATTTCGCTGAGGATCGTTGGCGGAAGGCGGCGCTGAAGAACGCTTTTGTGCTGCTCGGTAAACAACGATTCGAGCATGCGGTCGCCTTCTTTCTGCTGGCCAATTCACTCAACGATGCCATCGAGGTGTGCATGAATAAGCTCGAGGATTTCCAACTGGCCTTGATCATTGCTCGGCTGTACGAGGGCGACGCCGAGGGCTGTTACTATCATCGGCTGCTCAACGATCACATTTTGGGCACCGATATCGATACGGGACGTTGCGACTTGACGCGTGCCCATCCCGATCCGTTTTTGCGCTCCATGACGTACTGGAATCTGAAGAAGTATCAGGACAGCTTGAATACGCTGCTCCTGAACGGTGTCGGCAATCTGCATAGCAGCTATCGCGAGGAGGATTTGTTGCGTCCCGAGATGCCGCATGCCACCAATCCGAATGTATTCAATTTCTACATCTATTTGCGCACACATCCCTTGCTCATCCGGCAGAACATTGCGATATCGGCGCAGGAGAAACGCATCGCACATGTGGTGCTCTCCGGTTTTAGCTATGCTGGGGAATCGAGGAACGCCACCGCGAATGCGGCAAGCGAtaaacagctgcagctggaggaCTCCATCACACCGATCGAGCGGCAATTGTACTTTACCACAGCACACGGACATTTCAAGTCCGGTTGTCCGGCCCTGGCGCTTGAGGTGCTCAACAAGCTGCCTATGAAGATTAGCGACAACGATGGCGCCGCCTCAAGCATGGCGGGCAGTCAGGCACCGGATTCGGAACATCAGGTGGGCGCCAAGGATGAGCTGATCAACTCGGGTATTATGGATCAATGGCAGACGTCGTCGCCGAGCCAGGCGGAACAATTCGATTGGAGTGCGCCTGTTGCCTCGAGCAGTGCCAATGAGGCCAAGTTTGAGATCAAATGGGATGACGAGgacgaggatgaggatgaagaTGCTGACGATGGTCAGCTTGATCGGAATAATGATGCCGCAACACCGCAaccagaagcagcagcagcagtggatCATCTGGGTAAATCATCCTCGAATGGCGATTGTAAAATGGACATTATGGCGCAACAGCTAAAGTTTGTCGCCTGCCTAAAGATCCTCATGGAGGAACTGTCAACGCTGGCCACCGGCTTCGAGGTGGATGGCGGCCAATTGCGCTATCAGCTCTATATGTGGCTGGAGCGTGAGGTGGAGGCTCTCAAGCAGTTGTGCAACTATTGCAGCTCGGAGCAAACGAACGATGCCAACGATCCGGATGCTGGCGATGCCAAGGATAAGGACATGAATGCCAGCATATATCCGAGCACGGAGCGACCGACACTGCATGAGATCCTCATGCAGGACAAACAGGACTTTGAGGCCAAGGTGATGCGTGCGGCCAAACGCAAGCGTTGGCTTAAAG CCAACGAGACATTGTTGCGAACACTGCTGAGCTACTGTTCGCTGCACGGCGCCAGCGGCGGCGGCTTGGCCTCGGTGCGCATGGAATTAGTATTATTGCTGCAGGAGCTGCAGCAGGAGAAgacgcaacagcagctgctcagCCCGTTGCCCTTCCCCACCACCCTGCCGCTGTTGAGTGCATGTGTGGCGGGCAACAAGACGGTGATTGCGGATCCCATCAAGTATCTGCAATCGCAGACAGTCGACATGCTGCAGAGCATCATCAAACTGCTGCCATTCCCCGGCATCGAAACGAGCGCGCTGAGCGAGATCTTTGTGCTGCGCGATTTGGCCGTTGCGTTGTCCAGTTGCATCTATCAATCGCTGTGCGATTCGGAGAGTTTTGTGGTGAACAATGCCAGCTTCAATGGCTACCCCAGTCCGGGCATCGAGAACATTGCCAAGATCAATTCATCGTTCGAGTGCAGTTATCTCGTTGGCAGTCGCAATGCCTTCAATCGTCGTCGCAAGTATTCCACCGATGAGCCCGCGGGCATTTGCACCACCCCATCTAAGTGGCCGGGTGTCACCAATCTGCGAGCGCTTCTGGCACGCGAAAAGGACGAGGATGTGCCCAAGTTGAATGTGCTGTTGCTCGAGTCCTTTGTGTCCACCTACATGGCGTTGTTCATCTACTCGCTGTCCACCTGTGACAGTCGTCTGTTGTATCGCCTGAGCGGTCAACAGTTCTCCAACGACACTTGGTCCACGCTCTTTGGCGGCGGCATGAAGAAGCTCCTCATCAAGCCAGCTGCACAGCCTCAGCAAACGCAGGTGCAGTCGCAGGCTTTGGTCGCGGGAGGCGAGCCAGAGGATGAGAACAGTGTGTGGAATACGGTGACATCGATAACGAAGCAACGGATGAAGCTCAACATGAAGATACTGGGGAGCTTCAGTCAGAACAGCACATCGAGCAACATGAAGGAGGACAAGCCGACGTATCGCGAACAATTTATGCCCCCGGAGACATCGATGCTCTCCTACTTCCTGGCCAAGCCCACCAATACAG ATTGCGATGAATACGATACGGATGATTCGCATGAATCGGACGgcgaggaggaggaagatgatgatgatgatgtcaaTGTGAGTCGCTCACAATTGAAATCCAAAGACAATACCGAGCACGCCAATCCCATGTCCTACTCGTGGAGTATATTGCGCTTGGCGCTCATCAAGAACAGCACACACAAGATCCAAGAGTTTGTCAAAGTCGCCGGCATCGAATTGCAAG ATCTGCCTGTGATCAGTCCACTGTCGCATGAGGTACTGCGCACCTTGAATCGCTGGCAGGAGTTCGCATTGAACGATCTGATCAGTCGTGGTCCCCCATCCCGACATTATATACCCGGCTGTTATGCGGAAAGCGGCATCAATGGCCTCGCCATACACAAGTATCGTTCGCTGCTGAACAAGGACAACACACCGTTCATTTCGGGCTCGGCGGCGGGTCCCATTCGTCGGCTGTGGAACTATTTGGTGCGCCAGGAGCCGACACAGGAGGTCTTCATCAAGAGCATCTTTGGCAAGAGCTCGGACGCGAGCACGCGCAGCTCGCATCATAACCAGCATCATCAGCACGACAACGAGACCGATGAAG GTCAATCGCATTCAACGAACGAGAATACCGATCACATTCGGATCATACACAAGGATCATGAATCGATACTCACGTTCTGCCTGAAGAACAACAGCTCCTCAATGATTGCGTTCGCGAATCCGCGCGAGATTCAGGAATTCGATAtttcgctgctgctggaaTCGCCCAATTGGTATGAGGATGAGTGTGACTATGATATGATGAATCTGTCCAAGGATGCGGACACCAACAGTTCCGCCTTCCTCATCATCCAGTCGCAGGAGCA AGCTCAATTTGGAGCTGGCTCCACGTACAGTGAAGCTACGGTGAGCACGCAAAGCGCTTCGCAGTCGGGACGCGGCACATCTATG GTGCTGCGCCACAAGGTGGACAATGTGAAGCGGATGAGCGCACATCCATTGATGCCGCTGTATTTGACCGGCGGCCAAGATGGCTCGGTGCAGATCTGGGAATGGGGACATCAGCAGCCGGTTTGCTGTCCCCGCACCTCGGGCACCTTTGCCAAGGTGACGCGCTGTCGCTTCTCCGAGCAGGGCAACAAATTTGGCGtcggcgatggcgatggcaatcTGAGTTTGTGGCAGGCGGGCATCGCCTCCCAAAACAATCGACCCTTCATT ACCTATCAGTGCCACAATAAAGCGCTCTCCGATTTCGTATTCCTTGGCTCTTGTAGTTTGCTAGCCAGCG CTGGTCAAAGTTCTGAGAACAAAAACATCAATATTTGGGACACTCTGTTGCCGCATAAGAAGTCCTGTGTGTCTG CCTTCACCTGTCACGATCAGGGTTCTTCGTGTCTGGTCTTTGCGCCACAGCATCAGGTGCTCATTTCATGTGGCAAACGCGGCGATGTTTGCGTCTTTGATGTGCGTCAACGCACGCTGCGACATCGCTATCAG GCTCACGATAGCACCATCAAGTGCATTGCACTTGATCCCCACGAGGAATTCTTTGTCACCGGCTCCATTGAAGGCGACATCAAG ATCTGGGATATGAATCAGTTTATGCTAATCAATACGTTCCCCCACGAACATGCCAAAAATGGTTTCTTCAAGCACACTGGCCAAGGAGTCAGTCAGGTGTATGTGGATCCATTTGGACGTCTCTTCTCCTGCGGCTCCGATGGCTGCATGAAGGTGCGCCTGCTCGTCGAGAAGGACAACATTGTGCACTCAGTGTATTAA